A genomic region of Gemmata massiliana contains the following coding sequences:
- a CDS encoding DUF3072 domain-containing protein, with protein sequence MSTKNTDKSAEKDPADWVTGDEPMTGPQESYLNTLAQEAGTEVPDDLTKAEASEKIEELQEETGRGKPKKAAASRKKKAS encoded by the coding sequence ATGTCGACGAAGAATACCGATAAGAGCGCCGAAAAAGACCCGGCGGACTGGGTGACCGGCGACGAGCCCATGACTGGGCCGCAAGAGTCCTACCTGAACACCCTTGCGCAAGAGGCGGGAACCGAAGTTCCCGACGACCTCACGAAAGCCGAAGCCTCCGAGAAGATCGAAGAGCTTCAGGAAGAGACCGGCCGCGGCAAACCCAAGAAGGCCGCGGCATCGAGGAAGAAGAAGGCGTCATAA
- a CDS encoding VOC family protein has product MPAKNTICLWYNGDAEEAARFYAQTFPDSSVNAVHRAPGDFPSGKTGDVLTVEFTVLGIPCLGLNGGPTFKHTEAFSFQVATADQAETDRYWAALVGNGGQESACGWCKDKWGLSWQITPVALTEAIVDPDPGAAKRAFDAMMTMTKIDVAAIEAARKG; this is encoded by the coding sequence ATGCCAGCGAAAAACACGATTTGCCTCTGGTACAACGGCGACGCCGAAGAGGCCGCACGATTCTATGCCCAAACTTTTCCCGACTCGTCTGTGAATGCCGTTCACCGTGCCCCGGGAGACTTCCCGTCGGGCAAGACGGGTGACGTGCTGACCGTCGAATTTACCGTGCTGGGCATCCCGTGCCTGGGACTCAACGGCGGACCGACGTTCAAGCACACGGAAGCGTTCTCGTTCCAGGTGGCGACTGCCGACCAAGCCGAAACGGATCGGTACTGGGCTGCGCTTGTCGGCAACGGGGGACAGGAAAGTGCGTGCGGGTGGTGCAAGGACAAATGGGGGCTCTCGTGGCAGATCACTCCGGTCGCCCTCACGGAAGCAATCGTTGATCCCGATCCCGGGGCCGCCAAGCGCGCGTTCGACGCGATGATGACGATGACGAAGATCGATGTCGCGGCAATCGAGGCGGCGCGAAAGGGGTAA
- a CDS encoding TIGR03066 family protein: MRVLVGCFALVLCGTVAANGKKDEMIDPAKLVGKWTSKGWENEVLELLKGGKLVMRRTVGGKEAFDGTYTFDGNKLTVVAKPEGKEDKSTVTIKKLTDAEMVIVAESGKEVVMVRVKDK, from the coding sequence ATGCGCGTGTTGGTAGGCTGCTTTGCGCTGGTGCTCTGCGGTACGGTGGCGGCGAACGGCAAGAAGGACGAGATGATCGATCCGGCCAAACTGGTGGGCAAGTGGACCAGCAAGGGGTGGGAGAACGAGGTCCTCGAGTTACTGAAGGGCGGAAAACTGGTCATGCGCCGCACCGTGGGCGGCAAGGAGGCGTTTGACGGCACGTACACGTTCGATGGGAACAAGCTAACCGTGGTCGCAAAGCCCGAGGGTAAGGAGGACAAGTCAACCGTTACCATCAAAAAGCTGACCGATGCGGAAATGGTGATCGTCGCCGAATCTGGCAAAGAGGTCGTGATGGTTCGCGTGAAGGACAAGTGA
- a CDS encoding TIGR03066 family protein: protein MRSRLACALAVMAFASGASADDAKVEKIDPAKLVGRWDAQNTKTGLVIEFTKDGKTKSAFMLSPGKPIRVEGTYTIEGNKLITVVKSGDQEAKETLTVTKLTDTELVGTTERGREKAFVRSKDK, encoded by the coding sequence ATGCGCTCACGTTTAGCTTGTGCTCTGGCTGTCATGGCCTTCGCGTCAGGTGCGTCTGCGGACGATGCGAAGGTGGAGAAGATCGACCCCGCGAAATTGGTCGGGCGCTGGGACGCGCAGAACACGAAGACTGGCCTGGTCATCGAGTTCACAAAGGACGGCAAGACCAAGTCCGCCTTCATGCTGTCCCCCGGTAAGCCGATCCGGGTCGAGGGCACGTACACGATCGAGGGCAATAAGCTGATTACGGTCGTCAAGAGCGGCGACCAAGAAGCGAAAGAGACACTCACCGTCACCAAGTTGACTGACACTGAGTTGGTGGGGACGACGGAGCGCGGGCGCGAGAAGGCGTTTGTTCGCAGTAAGGACAAGTAA
- a CDS encoding SOS response-associated peptidase, protein MCARLTTSVTRPEIANLFGLARYAIAPEPAPDARYNVAPSALLSVARVTNGVRELADLRWGLIPHWNTNPKHIGFVNARAETAPEKPAFRDPFRYRRCLVPATGFFEWRTAGKKKHPYFFRRKGGGVLAYAGIWDRWDGPAGPVETVAVLTVSANELVKPLHERMAAILPEEHFAAWLDPKETRSVNLLPLLAPYPAEQMEAWPVSDRVNRASASGADLLTPVEAAVVSSRIQPSLFDAA, encoded by the coding sequence ATGTGCGCACGCCTCACTACCTCCGTAACCCGACCCGAGATCGCGAACCTGTTCGGTTTGGCCAGATACGCGATCGCGCCCGAGCCGGCACCTGACGCGCGGTACAATGTGGCCCCGTCCGCGCTCCTGTCCGTGGCGAGGGTCACGAACGGGGTTCGCGAACTGGCGGATTTGCGCTGGGGGCTGATCCCACACTGGAACACGAACCCGAAGCATATCGGATTCGTCAACGCGCGGGCCGAAACCGCGCCCGAGAAGCCCGCGTTCCGCGACCCGTTCCGATACCGAAGATGTCTGGTCCCCGCTACCGGATTCTTCGAGTGGCGCACCGCGGGCAAGAAGAAGCACCCGTACTTCTTCCGCAGAAAGGGCGGTGGGGTGCTCGCTTACGCGGGCATCTGGGATCGATGGGACGGCCCCGCGGGTCCGGTCGAGACGGTCGCGGTGCTTACCGTGTCGGCCAACGAGTTGGTGAAGCCGCTTCACGAGCGCATGGCTGCGATCCTGCCCGAAGAACACTTCGCGGCGTGGCTCGATCCGAAGGAAACACGGTCCGTGAACCTGCTCCCGCTACTTGCCCCGTACCCAGCCGAACAGATGGAGGCGTGGCCGGTGAGCGATCGCGTGAACCGGGCAAGCGCGAGCGGGGCGGATCTGCTTACTCCCGTCGAAGCTGCGGTCGTATCATCACGCATCCAGCCGAGCCTGTTCGACGCCGCGTGA
- a CDS encoding DUF1328 domain-containing protein, producing MFRWAILFFIVALISAFLGFGGIAGDAAWIGQVLLFLFLILAVVSLVAGRRGPSIE from the coding sequence ATGTTCCGTTGGGCCATTCTGTTCTTCATCGTGGCGCTGATCTCGGCGTTCCTCGGGTTCGGTGGGATCGCGGGTGATGCCGCGTGGATCGGACAGGTACTGTTGTTCCTGTTCCTGATTCTGGCCGTGGTTTCGCTCGTCGCCGGACGGCGCGGGCCAAGTATTGAGTAG
- a CDS encoding nuclear transport factor 2 family protein, which yields MSDRPSPEITLLRTAYTAFNARDINAALATMSPNVTWPKAFKGGFARGHEEVRAYWTEQWSEIDPHVEPVSFHPEGAGRILVHAHQVVRDRAGAVLADGRTGHRFTIESGLIRMMEVCPLPPPDQGA from the coding sequence ATGTCAGATCGACCGTCACCAGAGATCACCCTGCTGCGCACAGCCTACACAGCCTTTAACGCGAGAGACATCAACGCCGCTCTCGCCACGATGAGCCCGAACGTCACGTGGCCGAAGGCGTTCAAGGGCGGTTTCGCCCGAGGGCACGAAGAGGTCCGCGCCTATTGGACCGAGCAGTGGTCCGAGATCGACCCGCACGTCGAACCGGTTTCGTTTCACCCCGAGGGCGCGGGGCGCATTCTGGTTCACGCGCATCAGGTCGTGCGCGACCGGGCCGGGGCCGTTCTTGCCGACGGTCGCACCGGCCACCGCTTCACCATCGAAAGCGGGCTGATCCGAATGATGGAGGTGTGCCCGCTCCCGCCGCCCGATCAAGGTGCCTAG
- a CDS encoding ArsR/SmtB family transcription factor, with amino-acid sequence MAKKSSPKAKTQTSPQADWFGACADPTRLALIRALAAGEKTVTQLAAEISTEIVNVSHHLKIMKDAELVTFVKEGRFMIYSLVNAAVAKGMLELTHTSRAKLSLPLE; translated from the coding sequence ATGGCGAAGAAATCCTCTCCCAAAGCCAAAACCCAAACCAGCCCTCAAGCCGACTGGTTCGGAGCGTGCGCCGACCCGACCCGCCTGGCCCTGATCCGCGCACTGGCGGCCGGTGAGAAGACGGTGACCCAGCTCGCGGCGGAGATCAGCACCGAGATCGTGAACGTGTCCCATCACCTCAAGATCATGAAGGACGCGGAACTGGTGACCTTCGTAAAAGAGGGCCGGTTCATGATCTACTCGTTGGTGAACGCGGCCGTGGCGAAAGGGATGCTCGAGCTGACGCACACGTCCAGGGCGAAGCTATCCCTGCCACTGGAATGA